Proteins encoded by one window of Rhodobium gokarnense:
- a CDS encoding DUF4142 domain-containing protein translates to MNALFKTGLCLMLALVAVRATPAVAGDLDDETIFAIFDQANMADIATGRLGWKKGESEEVRALAKMVVTDHSAVQRMGRDVAAKMGVLGTPPDGDGSWAAQAAALEKLDKLSGREFDEAYLRYEIAYHTAVIEAIETTLLPAIEDADFKALVEKVLPGFKHHLAATRQAADAMGVGY, encoded by the coding sequence ATGAACGCCCTTTTCAAGACCGGGCTTTGCCTGATGCTGGCCCTTGTTGCCGTCCGCGCCACGCCGGCGGTTGCCGGCGACCTCGACGACGAGACGATCTTCGCCATTTTCGACCAGGCCAACATGGCCGACATCGCCACCGGCCGGCTCGGCTGGAAGAAGGGCGAGAGCGAGGAAGTGCGGGCGCTGGCGAAGATGGTCGTGACCGACCACAGCGCCGTACAGAGAATGGGCCGCGACGTCGCCGCCAAGATGGGCGTCCTCGGAACGCCGCCGGACGGCGACGGGTCCTGGGCCGCCCAGGCCGCGGCGCTGGAAAAGCTCGACAAGCTGTCCGGCCGGGAATTCGACGAGGCCTATCTGCGCTACGAAATCGCCTACCACACCGCCGTCATCGAGGCGATCGAGACGACGCTGTTGCCGGCGATCGAGGACGCGGACTTCAAGGCGCTGGTGGAAAAGGTGCTGCCCGGGTTCAAGCATCACCTCGCCGCCACCAGGCAGGCGGCCGACGCGATGGGCGTCGGCTACTGA